One Pseudomonas tolaasii NCPPB 2192 genomic window carries:
- the pcaD gene encoding 3-oxoadipate enol-lactonase translates to MAFVQLAEGELHYQLDGPVDAPVLVLSNSLGTDLHMWDFQIPAFTQHFRVLRFDTRGHGKSLVTAGPYSIEQLGRDVIALLDALDIQRAHFCGLSMGGLIGQWLGIHAGERLQRLVVCNTAAKIGTPEVWNPRIEMVLRDGAAAMVALRDASIARWFTADFAEAHPDQAKLITDMLAATSPEGYAANCAAVRDADFREQLARIKVPTLVIAGSEDAVTPPAGSHFIQAHVQGAEYAEFYAAHLSNVQAGADFSDRVIEFLLAR, encoded by the coding sequence GTGGCCTTTGTACAACTCGCCGAGGGCGAACTGCATTATCAACTCGACGGCCCGGTGGATGCGCCGGTGTTGGTGCTGTCCAACTCGCTGGGCACCGACCTGCATATGTGGGACTTCCAGATCCCGGCCTTCACCCAGCATTTTCGCGTGTTGCGTTTTGACACCCGTGGCCATGGCAAATCCCTGGTCACAGCCGGCCCCTACAGCATCGAGCAACTGGGCCGTGACGTGATTGCGCTGCTGGATGCGCTGGATATTCAGCGCGCGCATTTCTGCGGGCTGTCCATGGGCGGGTTGATCGGCCAATGGCTGGGCATCCATGCCGGTGAACGTTTGCAGCGCCTGGTGGTGTGCAACACCGCTGCCAAAATCGGCACGCCCGAGGTGTGGAACCCGCGTATTGAGATGGTGCTGCGCGATGGCGCGGCGGCCATGGTTGCCTTGCGCGATGCGTCGATTGCGCGCTGGTTTACCGCTGACTTTGCCGAGGCTCATCCCGATCAAGCCAAGCTGATCACCGACATGCTGGCCGCCACCTCGCCCGAGGGCTACGCCGCCAACTGTGCGGCGGTGCGCGATGCCGATTTCCGCGAGCAACTGGCCCGGATCAAGGTGCCGACCCTGGTGATTGCCGGCAGTGAAGATGCGGTGACACCGCCCGCCGGCAGCCACTTTATCCAGGCCCACGTGCAGGGCGCCGAATATGCCGAGTTCTATGCGGCGCACCTGTCCAATGTCCAGGCCGGTGCTGACTTCAGCGACCGGGTGATTGAATTTTTGCTGGCCCGCTGA
- a CDS encoding 3-carboxy-cis,cis-muconate cycloisomerase: protein MTLRTSTQLFDAYFTADSMAEVFCDSGRLQGMLDFEAGLARAQARVGLIPQAAVAPIAQACLASLYDVDALGGAIATAGNSAIPLVKALGKLIAAQDAGAERYVHLGATSQDVMDTGLVLQLRRALALIEADLAQLAEILAAQAQRYAALPLAGRTWLQHATPVTLGMKIAGWLGAVTRSRQRMAELKPRLLVLQFGGASGTLAALGEQAMPVAEALAAELQLNVPEQPWHTQRDRLVEFASVLGLIAGSLGKLGRDISLLMQTEAAEVFEPSAPGKGGSSTMPHKRNPVGAAVLISAATRVPGLVATMFSAMPQEHERSLGLWHAEWDTLPQICLLVSGALKQALLIAEGLEVDPERMARNLDLTQGLVLAEAVSIVLAQKLGRETAHHLLEQCCKRAVAQGQHLRAVLADEPQVTAELSAAELDRLLDPAHYLGQAHTWVTRAVTEHFALTA, encoded by the coding sequence ATGACGCTGCGCACGAGCACGCAACTGTTCGACGCTTACTTCACCGCTGACAGCATGGCCGAGGTGTTCTGCGACAGCGGGCGCCTGCAGGGCATGCTGGATTTCGAAGCCGGTTTGGCCCGGGCACAAGCCCGGGTCGGGCTGATTCCCCAGGCCGCCGTCGCACCGATCGCCCAGGCTTGCCTGGCCTCGCTTTACGACGTGGATGCCCTCGGCGGGGCGATTGCCACGGCGGGAAATTCGGCGATTCCCCTGGTCAAGGCGCTGGGCAAATTGATTGCCGCGCAAGACGCCGGCGCCGAGCGCTATGTGCACCTGGGCGCAACCAGCCAGGATGTGATGGACACCGGGCTGGTGCTGCAACTGCGCCGCGCCCTGGCCTTGATCGAAGCGGACCTGGCGCAGTTGGCCGAGATTCTGGCGGCGCAAGCGCAGCGCTATGCGGCATTGCCTTTGGCCGGGCGCACCTGGCTGCAACACGCGACGCCGGTCACCCTGGGGATGAAAATCGCCGGGTGGCTGGGGGCGGTCACTCGTAGCCGTCAACGTATGGCCGAACTGAAACCTCGCCTGCTGGTGCTGCAATTCGGCGGCGCATCCGGCACCCTGGCGGCGCTCGGCGAACAGGCCATGCCGGTGGCTGAAGCGCTGGCGGCAGAACTGCAACTGAACGTGCCCGAGCAACCCTGGCACACCCAGCGCGACCGCTTGGTGGAGTTTGCCAGTGTGCTCGGCTTGATCGCCGGCAGCCTCGGCAAACTCGGCCGTGACATCAGCCTGCTGATGCAGACCGAAGCCGCAGAAGTGTTCGAACCTTCGGCGCCGGGCAAGGGCGGTTCCTCGACCATGCCGCACAAACGCAACCCGGTGGGCGCCGCCGTGCTGATCAGCGCGGCCACCCGCGTGCCGGGCCTGGTGGCGACGATGTTCAGCGCCATGCCCCAGGAACATGAGCGCAGCCTGGGCCTGTGGCATGCCGAATGGGACACCTTGCCGCAGATTTGCCTGTTGGTATCGGGAGCCTTGAAGCAGGCGCTGCTGATAGCCGAAGGGCTGGAGGTCGACCCTGAGCGCATGGCACGCAACCTTGATCTGACCCAGGGCCTGGTGCTGGCGGAAGCCGTCAGCATTGTGCTGGCGCAAAAACTGGGACGCGAGACGGCGCACCATTTGCTCGAGCAATGCTGCAAACGGGCGGTCGCGCAAGGGCAGCATCTGCGCGCGGTATTGGCCGATGAGCCGCAAGTCACCGCCGAGCTGTCGGCGGCGGAACTGGATCGCCTGCTCGACCCGGCCCACTACCTGGGCCAGGCGCACACCTGGGTCACCCGCGCTGTAACCGAACATTTTGCATTGACCGCGTAA
- a CDS encoding MFS family transporter has protein sequence MTTTTSHYTGEERSKRIFAIVGASSGNLVEWFDFYVYAFCAIYFAPAFFPSDNPTVQLVNTAGVFAAGFLMRPIGGWLFGRVADKHGRKNSMMISVLMMCAGSLVIAFLPTYKDIGIWAPIFLLIARLFQGLSVGGEYGTTATYMSEVALKGQRGFFASFQYVTLIGGQLLAVLVVVILQQFLSEDELRAWGWRIPFVIGAIAAVISLLLRRTLKETSSKEMREDKDAGSIVALLRDHGKAFITVLGYTAGGSLIFYTFTTYMQKYLVNTVGMHAKTSSYIMTGALFLYMCMQPLFGMLADKIGRRNSMLWFAGLGTLCTFPILLALKTVSSPFLAFVLITLALAIVSFYTSISGLVKAEMFPPQVRALGVGLAYAVANAIFGGSAEVVALSLKSIGMENTFYWYVTAMMAIAFLFSLRLPKQAEYLHHDL, from the coding sequence ATGACAACAACAACGAGTCACTACACCGGAGAAGAACGCAGCAAACGGATTTTTGCGATTGTCGGGGCGTCCTCCGGCAACCTGGTCGAATGGTTCGACTTTTATGTCTATGCCTTCTGCGCCATTTACTTTGCCCCGGCGTTTTTTCCGTCGGACAACCCCACCGTACAACTGGTCAACACCGCCGGCGTGTTTGCCGCCGGTTTCCTGATGCGCCCCATCGGCGGCTGGCTGTTTGGCCGCGTGGCCGACAAACATGGTCGCAAAAACTCCATGATGATCTCGGTGCTGATGATGTGCGCCGGGTCCCTGGTTATCGCCTTTTTGCCGACGTACAAAGACATCGGCATCTGGGCACCGATTTTCCTGCTGATCGCACGGCTGTTCCAGGGCCTGTCGGTAGGCGGTGAATACGGCACCACGGCGACTTACATGAGCGAAGTCGCACTGAAGGGGCAACGCGGCTTTTTCGCCTCTTTCCAGTACGTGACGCTGATCGGCGGGCAATTGCTCGCGGTGCTGGTGGTGGTGATCCTGCAGCAGTTTCTCAGTGAAGATGAACTGCGCGCCTGGGGCTGGCGGATTCCGTTCGTGATCGGCGCGATTGCCGCCGTGATCTCGCTGCTGCTGCGTCGAACCCTCAAAGAAACCTCCAGCAAGGAAATGCGCGAAGACAAAGACGCCGGCAGCATCGTCGCGTTGCTGCGCGACCATGGCAAAGCGTTTATCACCGTGCTGGGCTACACCGCCGGCGGCTCGCTGATTTTCTACACCTTCACCACTTATATGCAGAAGTACCTGGTGAATACCGTGGGCATGCACGCCAAGACGTCGAGCTACATCATGACCGGCGCACTGTTCCTCTACATGTGCATGCAGCCGCTGTTCGGCATGCTGGCGGACAAAATTGGCCGACGTAATTCCATGTTGTGGTTCGCAGGCCTGGGTACCTTGTGCACCTTCCCGATTCTGCTGGCGCTGAAAACCGTCAGCAGCCCGTTCCTGGCCTTTGTGCTGATTACCCTGGCCCTGGCGATTGTGAGCTTTTACACCTCCATCAGCGGCCTGGTGAAAGCAGAAATGTTCCCGCCCCAGGTGCGCGCCCTGGGCGTGGGCCTGGCGTATGCGGTGGCGAATGCGATTTTTGGCGGTTCGGCGGAAGTCGTCGCACTGAGCCTGAAATCCATCGGTATGGAAAATACGTTCTACTGGTATGTGACCGCGATGATGGCGATCGCCTTCCTGTTCAGCTTGCGCTTGCCGAAACAGGCGGAGTACTTGCACCACGATTTGTAA
- a CDS encoding OprD family porin, with translation MSTLHPRQLLLATAVASFALPVVAEEHGFLEDASANLNLRNFFFNRNYTNPTKAQGGAQEWTQSFILDARSGFTQGTVGFGVDVLGLYSQKLDGGRGTGGTQLLPLDHDGRPADNFGRLGVAFKARVSKTELKVGEWMPVLPILRSDDGRSLPQTLRGGQITSREIDGLTLYGGQFRANSPRDDSSMTDLSMFGKTAFTSDRFNFQGGEYAFNDKRTQVGLWNAQLKDIYRQQFVNLIHSQPLGDWTLGANLGFFYGKDDGSARAGDLDNKTWSGLFSARYGGNTFYVGLQKLTGNSAWMRVNGTSGGTLANDSYNASYDNAREKSWQVRHDFNFVVLGLPGLTLMNRYISGSNVHTGTVTDGKEWGRESELGYTVQSGTLKDLNVRWRNSSMRRDYSNNEFDENRLIVSYPISLL, from the coding sequence ATGAGCACTTTGCACCCGCGCCAGCTGTTGCTGGCCACCGCTGTCGCCAGCTTTGCCTTGCCCGTCGTCGCCGAAGAACACGGCTTTCTCGAAGACGCCAGCGCCAACCTCAACCTGCGCAACTTCTTCTTCAACCGCAATTACACCAACCCCACCAAAGCCCAGGGCGGCGCGCAGGAGTGGACGCAAAGTTTCATCCTCGACGCCCGCTCCGGCTTCACCCAAGGCACGGTGGGTTTCGGTGTGGACGTGCTGGGCTTGTACTCACAGAAGCTCGACGGCGGGCGCGGTACCGGCGGCACGCAACTATTGCCGCTGGACCACGACGGGCGCCCGGCCGACAACTTCGGGCGCCTGGGTGTGGCCTTCAAGGCGCGGGTGTCGAAGACGGAATTGAAGGTCGGCGAATGGATGCCGGTGCTGCCGATCTTGCGCTCAGACGACGGCCGCTCACTCCCGCAAACCCTGCGCGGCGGGCAGATCACCTCCAGGGAAATCGACGGCCTGACCCTCTACGGCGGCCAATTCCGCGCCAACAGCCCGCGTGACGACAGCAGCATGACGGACCTGTCGATGTTCGGGAAAACCGCCTTCACCTCGGACCGCTTCAACTTCCAGGGCGGCGAGTATGCGTTCAACGACAAACGCACCCAGGTCGGCCTGTGGAACGCCCAGCTCAAGGACATCTACCGACAGCAGTTCGTCAACCTGATCCACAGCCAGCCGCTGGGCGACTGGACCCTGGGCGCCAACCTCGGGTTCTTCTACGGCAAGGACGACGGCAGCGCCCGCGCGGGCGACCTCGACAACAAGACCTGGTCCGGCCTGTTCTCGGCCCGCTACGGCGGCAACACCTTCTACGTGGGCCTGCAAAAACTCACCGGCAACAGCGCGTGGATGCGCGTCAACGGTACCAGCGGCGGCACCCTCGCCAACGACAGCTACAACGCCAGCTACGACAACGCCCGGGAGAAATCCTGGCAAGTGCGCCACGACTTCAACTTCGTGGTGCTCGGCCTCCCCGGCCTGACCCTGATGAACCGCTATATCAGCGGCAGCAACGTGCACACCGGCACCGTCACCGACGGCAAGGAATGGGGGCGCGAAAGCGAACTGGGTTACACCGTGCAAAGCGGCACGCTCAAAGACCTCAACGTTCGCTGGCGCAATTCCAGCATGCGCCGCGACTACAGCAACAATGAGTTCGACGAGAACCGGTTGATCGTCAGTTACCCAATCAGCCTGCTGTAA
- a CDS encoding polysaccharide deacetylase family protein — translation MKSFAIALALALSLSGCIGAPIALTPQTEQRLQAQAPIRFLLTFDDGPSASGYNNPSRSVAADLAHNPILPGIKAVFFLQTEASRSGGSPRGRKTMQREYAAGHVLAFHTATAFHTNHRWLNDAELESTLARGSADIASITGKPPALVRPPFWNYDKRTFAAYTRHGMHVLLTDLSANDGKIWGFNGSPRRRANLYRQLSVVREHIALGELPTVDGVIPVVVTFHDINRYTARHMQEYLQILLDSARINGMKVATEPFYTDTATLERAALARTVKDVNEAVHLPGVWNWLWDADTH, via the coding sequence ATGAAATCTTTCGCCATCGCACTTGCCCTGGCGCTGAGCCTCAGCGGCTGCATCGGCGCGCCCATTGCCCTGACGCCGCAAACCGAGCAACGTTTGCAGGCCCAGGCGCCGATCCGTTTTCTGCTGACGTTCGACGATGGCCCCAGCGCTTCGGGCTACAACAACCCCAGCCGCTCCGTGGCGGCAGACCTGGCGCACAACCCGATTCTGCCGGGCATCAAGGCGGTGTTTTTTCTGCAAACCGAAGCCTCCCGCTCCGGCGGCAGCCCCCGTGGCCGCAAGACCATGCAGCGCGAGTACGCCGCCGGCCATGTGCTGGCCTTCCACACGGCCACGGCGTTTCATACCAACCACCGCTGGCTCAACGATGCCGAACTGGAAAGCACGCTGGCTCGGGGTTCCGCCGACATCGCCTCCATTACCGGCAAACCGCCTGCGCTGGTACGCCCGCCCTTCTGGAATTACGACAAACGCACCTTCGCCGCCTACACGCGCCATGGCATGCACGTGCTGCTGACCGACCTGAGTGCCAACGACGGCAAGATCTGGGGCTTCAACGGCAGCCCGCGCCGCCGCGCGAATTTGTATCGGCAACTGTCGGTAGTGCGCGAGCACATTGCCCTGGGTGAATTGCCGACGGTGGACGGCGTGATTCCGGTGGTCGTGACCTTCCACGACATCAACCGCTACACCGCCCGGCATATGCAGGAATACTTGCAGATCCTGCTGGACAGCGCGCGGATCAACGGCATGAAAGTCGCCACCGAGCCGTTCTACACCGACACTGCCACGCTGGAGCGTGCGGCGCTGGCGCGCACGGTTAAGGACGTGAATGAAGCGGTGCATTTGCCGGGGGTGTGGAATTGGCTGTGGGATGCCGATACCCATTGA
- the pcaC gene encoding 4-carboxymuconolactone decarboxylase translates to MDEKQRYADGLQVRREVLGDAHVDRSLNALTEFNNEFQEMITRHAWGDIWTRPGLPRHTRSLITIAMLIGMNRSEELKLHLRAAASNGVTRAEIKEVLMQSAIYCGIPAANATFHLAESVWDELGVESRQTL, encoded by the coding sequence GTGGACGAGAAACAACGTTATGCCGACGGCCTGCAAGTGCGCCGCGAAGTACTCGGCGATGCCCATGTGGACCGCAGCCTCAATGCGCTGACCGAGTTCAACAACGAGTTTCAGGAAATGATCACCCGTCACGCCTGGGGCGATATCTGGACCCGTCCGGGCTTGCCGCGGCATACCCGCAGCCTGATCACCATCGCCATGCTGATCGGCATGAACCGCAGTGAAGAACTCAAGCTGCACCTGCGCGCGGCGGCCAGCAACGGCGTGACCCGTGCCGAGATCAAGGAAGTGCTGATGCAGAGCGCGATCTACTGCGGGATACCGGCGGCGAATGCGACCTTTCACCTGGCCGAATCGGTGTGGGATGAACTGGGGGTTGAGTCCCGGCAAACCCTTTAA
- a CDS encoding efflux RND transporter permease subunit: MSKFFIDRPIFAWVIALVIMLVGALSILKLPINQYPAIAPTAIDIQVTYPGASAQTVQDTVVQVIEQQLNGIDNLRYVASDSNSDGSMTITATFNQGTNPDIAQVQVQNKLNLATPLLPQEVQQQGIRVTKSVKNFLMVIGLVSEDGSMTKDDLSNYIVSNIQDPISRTAGVGDFQVFGSQYAMRIWLDPAKLNNFQLTPVDVSNAIAAQNVQVATGQLGGLPALPGTQLNATIIGKTRLQTAEAFGKILMKVNADGSQVRLADVARIELGGQNYSISAQFNGKPASGMAIKLAAGANALDTGKAIRATVASLEPFFPPGMKAVVPYDTTPVVTESISGVVHTLVEAIVLVFLVMFLFLQNFRATIITTMTVPVVLLGTFGILAAAGFTINTLTMFGMILAIGLLVDDAIVVVENVERVMAEEHLSPKEATIKSMGQIQGALVGIALVLSAVLLPMAFFGGSTGVIYRQFSITIVSAMALSVLVALIFTPALCATMLKPIDPEKHGQPKRGFFGWFNRTFDRGVLKYERGVGGMIKHKLPAFLVYALILAGMIWMFTRIPSAFLPEEDQGVIFAQVQTPVGSSAERTQKVIDDMRAFLLNDKEGEPGEGKAVNSVFTVNGFNFAGRGQSSGLAFVMLKPWDERDSSQSVFEVAKRAQGYFFGAFKDAMVFAIVPPSVLELGNATGFDVFLQDQGGVGHEKLMAARNQFLGAAAQSKILAGVRPNGVNDEPQYELTVDDEKASAQGISLADIQQTLAIALGGSYINDFIDRGRVKKVYVQGDAASRMSPEDLDKWYVRSNDGKMVPLSAISSGKWIYGSPKLSRYNGVAAMEILGTPAPGYSTGDAMAEVERIAKDLPAGVGYSWTGLSYEERLSGSQAPALYALSLLVVFLCLAALYESWSIPIAVILVVPLGVIGALIATSLRGLSNDVFFQVGLLVTVGLAAKNAILIVEFAKELHEQGKGIVEAAIEASRMRLRPIIMTSMAFMLGVLPLAISTGAGSGSQHAIGTGVIGGMITATVLAIFWVPLFYATVSSAGERKKKDTTETPKEAGQ, encoded by the coding sequence ATGTCGAAATTTTTTATCGACCGTCCCATTTTTGCCTGGGTAATTGCCCTGGTGATCATGCTGGTCGGGGCACTGTCGATCCTGAAGTTGCCCATCAACCAATACCCGGCCATTGCGCCGACCGCCATCGACATCCAGGTGACCTACCCGGGCGCGTCTGCACAAACCGTGCAGGACACCGTGGTGCAGGTGATCGAGCAACAGCTCAACGGTATCGACAACCTGCGTTACGTCGCCTCGGACAGTAACTCCGACGGCAGCATGACCATCACCGCGACGTTCAACCAGGGTACCAACCCGGACATCGCCCAGGTTCAGGTGCAGAACAAGCTGAACCTGGCGACCCCGCTGCTGCCGCAAGAAGTGCAGCAACAGGGTATCCGCGTGACCAAGTCGGTGAAGAACTTCCTGATGGTGATCGGTCTGGTGTCGGAAGACGGCAGCATGACCAAGGACGACCTGTCCAACTACATCGTGTCCAACATCCAGGACCCGATCTCGCGGACTGCGGGTGTCGGTGACTTCCAGGTCTTCGGTTCGCAATACGCCATGCGTATCTGGCTCGACCCGGCCAAGCTGAACAACTTCCAGCTCACGCCGGTGGATGTCAGCAACGCCATCGCGGCACAGAACGTCCAGGTAGCGACCGGTCAACTGGGTGGCTTGCCTGCCCTGCCCGGCACGCAACTGAACGCGACCATCATCGGCAAGACCCGTCTGCAAACCGCGGAAGCGTTCGGCAAGATCCTGATGAAGGTCAACGCCGACGGCTCCCAGGTTCGCCTGGCTGACGTGGCGCGTATCGAACTGGGCGGCCAGAACTACAGCATCAGTGCACAGTTCAACGGCAAACCGGCTTCCGGTATGGCGATCAAGCTGGCGGCGGGTGCCAACGCCCTGGACACCGGCAAGGCCATCCGCGCCACCGTGGCGTCCCTGGAGCCGTTTTTCCCGCCTGGCATGAAGGCCGTGGTGCCGTATGACACCACGCCTGTGGTGACCGAATCGATCTCCGGTGTGGTGCACACCCTGGTCGAAGCGATCGTGCTGGTGTTCCTGGTGATGTTCCTGTTCCTGCAGAACTTCCGCGCCACCATCATCACCACCATGACTGTTCCGGTGGTATTGCTGGGCACCTTCGGTATCCTCGCGGCCGCCGGTTTCACCATCAACACCCTGACCATGTTCGGCATGATCCTGGCCATCGGCTTGCTGGTGGACGACGCCATCGTTGTGGTGGAAAACGTCGAACGGGTAATGGCCGAGGAACACTTGTCGCCCAAAGAGGCAACGATCAAATCCATGGGCCAGATCCAGGGCGCCCTGGTGGGTATTGCCCTGGTACTGTCGGCGGTTCTGTTGCCGATGGCCTTCTTCGGCGGCTCCACCGGTGTGATTTACCGGCAGTTCTCCATCACCATTGTGTCGGCGATGGCCTTGTCGGTGCTGGTTGCCCTGATCTTCACTCCGGCCTTGTGCGCCACCATGCTCAAGCCGATCGACCCGGAAAAACACGGCCAACCCAAGCGCGGTTTCTTCGGCTGGTTCAACCGCACCTTCGACCGCGGCGTACTGAAGTACGAGCGCGGTGTGGGCGGCATGATCAAGCACAAGCTCCCGGCATTCCTGGTGTACGCCTTGATCCTGGCCGGCATGATCTGGATGTTCACCCGCATTCCAAGTGCGTTCCTGCCCGAGGAAGACCAGGGTGTGATCTTCGCCCAGGTACAGACACCGGTGGGTTCGTCGGCTGAACGTACGCAGAAAGTCATCGACGACATGCGGGCCTTCCTGCTCAACGACAAGGAAGGCGAGCCGGGCGAAGGCAAGGCCGTGAACTCGGTATTTACCGTGAACGGCTTCAACTTCGCCGGCCGTGGCCAGAGCTCGGGCCTTGCGTTCGTGATGCTCAAGCCATGGGACGAGCGTGACTCGAGCCAGTCGGTATTCGAAGTGGCCAAGCGTGCCCAGGGTTACTTCTTTGGCGCTTTCAAGGACGCCATGGTGTTCGCCATCGTGCCGCCTTCGGTTCTGGAGTTGGGTAACGCCACCGGTTTCGACGTGTTCCTGCAAGACCAGGGTGGCGTTGGCCACGAGAAACTGATGGCTGCACGCAACCAGTTCCTCGGCGCCGCGGCACAAAGCAAGATCCTGGCGGGTGTGCGCCCCAACGGCGTGAACGATGAGCCGCAGTACGAGCTGACCGTTGACGACGAAAAAGCCAGCGCCCAGGGCATCAGCCTCGCGGACATCCAGCAGACCCTGGCGATTGCCCTGGGTGGCAGCTACATCAACGACTTCATCGACCGTGGTCGGGTGAAGAAGGTGTATGTACAGGGTGACGCGGCCAGCCGGATGTCCCCGGAAGACTTGGACAAATGGTACGTGCGCAGCAACGACGGGAAGATGGTGCCGTTGTCGGCCATCTCGTCGGGCAAGTGGATCTACGGCTCGCCGAAGCTCTCGCGTTACAACGGTGTAGCGGCGATGGAAATCCTCGGTACGCCGGCACCGGGCTACAGTACCGGTGACGCGATGGCGGAAGTCGAGCGCATTGCCAAGGACTTGCCGGCAGGTGTCGGTTACTCCTGGACCGGCCTGTCGTACGAAGAACGTCTGTCCGGCTCCCAGGCGCCTGCGCTGTACGCCTTGTCGCTGCTGGTGGTGTTCCTGTGCCTCGCGGCCCTGTACGAAAGCTGGTCGATCCCGATCGCGGTGATTCTGGTGGTGCCACTGGGTGTGATCGGTGCACTGATCGCCACCAGCCTGCGCGGCCTGTCCAACGACGTGTTCTTCCAGGTGGGCTTGCTGGTGACGGTGGGTCTGGCGGCGAAGAACGCCATCCTGATCGTGGAGTTCGCCAAAGAGCTTCACGAGCAGGGCAAAGGCATCGTCGAGGCGGCCATTGAAGCGTCCCGCATGCGTCTGCGTCCGATCATCATGACGTCCATGGCGTTCATGCTCGGCGTACTGCCGCTGGCGATTTCCACCGGTGCAGGTTCAGGCAGCCAGCACGCCATCGGTACCGGCGTGATTGGCGGTATGATCACGGCCACCGTGCTGGCGATCTTCTGGGTGCCACTGTTCTATGCAACCGTGTCGTCTGCCGGCGAACGTAAAAAGAAAGACACTACTGAAACTCCTAAAGAGGCTGGCCAATGA
- the adeC gene encoding AdeC/AdeK/OprM family multidrug efflux complex outer membrane factor has translation MSKSLLSLAVTAFVLSGCSLIPDYQRPEAPVAAQFPQGPAYSSAQAPGQAAAEQGWKQFFHDPALQQLIQTALVNNRDLRVAALNIDAYAAQYQIQRADLFPAVSATGSGSRQRTPAKLSQTGEASINSQYSAGLGISSYELDLFGRVRSLSEEALQKYFATEEARRSTQISLVASVANAYLTWQADKELLKLTQDTLGAFEQSYKLTSRSNEVGVASALDLSQARTSVENARVQLARYTRQVAQDENSLTLLLGAGLPANITSKPLSDDLLSEVPAGLPSDLLQRRPDIVQAEYNLKAANANIGAARAAFFPSISLTASAGTASPTLGGLFKGGSGTWSFAPQINIPIFNAGSLRASLDYSKIQKEINVANYEKAIQTGFQEVSDGLAARETYKQQLDAQRGFVAANQDYYRLAERRYRIGVDSNLTFLDAQRQLFSAQQSLITDRLAQLTSEVNLYKALGGGWNEQTAKNEPLKEEAPPLKLF, from the coding sequence ATGAGCAAGTCGCTACTTTCCCTGGCCGTCACGGCATTCGTGCTCAGTGGCTGCTCGTTGATCCCTGACTACCAGCGCCCCGAAGCGCCGGTGGCCGCGCAGTTCCCGCAGGGGCCGGCGTATTCGTCGGCCCAGGCGCCGGGTCAGGCCGCTGCCGAGCAGGGCTGGAAGCAGTTTTTCCATGACCCTGCCCTGCAACAGCTGATCCAGACCGCGTTGGTGAATAACCGTGACCTGCGTGTCGCGGCCCTGAACATCGACGCTTACGCGGCGCAGTACCAGATCCAGCGTGCCGATCTGTTCCCGGCGGTTTCGGCCACCGGCAGCGGCAGCCGCCAACGCACTCCGGCCAAGCTGTCGCAAACCGGCGAAGCCAGCATCAACAGCCAGTACTCGGCAGGCCTGGGGATCAGTTCCTACGAGCTGGACCTGTTCGGTCGCGTGCGCAGCCTGAGTGAAGAAGCCCTGCAAAAGTACTTCGCCACTGAAGAAGCACGGCGCAGCACCCAGATCAGCCTGGTGGCCAGTGTGGCCAACGCCTACCTGACCTGGCAGGCCGACAAGGAACTGCTCAAGCTGACCCAGGACACCCTCGGCGCGTTCGAGCAAAGCTACAAGCTGACCTCGCGCAGCAACGAAGTCGGCGTGGCCTCGGCCCTCGACCTCAGCCAGGCGCGCACCTCGGTGGAAAACGCCCGTGTGCAACTGGCGCGCTACACCCGCCAGGTGGCCCAGGACGAAAACAGCCTGACGCTGCTGCTGGGCGCCGGCTTGCCGGCCAACATCACCAGCAAACCGCTGTCGGATGACCTGCTCAGCGAAGTGCCGGCCGGGTTGCCATCGGACCTGTTGCAACGTCGCCCCGACATCGTGCAGGCCGAGTACAACCTGAAAGCGGCCAACGCCAATATCGGCGCGGCCCGTGCAGCGTTCTTCCCAAGCATCAGCCTGACGGCCAGCGCCGGTACCGCCAGCCCTACCCTGGGCGGCCTGTTCAAGGGCGGTTCGGGTACCTGGTCGTTCGCCCCGCAGATCAACATCCCGATCTTCAACGCCGGTAGCCTGCGCGCAAGCCTGGACTACTCGAAGATCCAGAAAGAGATCAACGTGGCCAACTACGAGAAGGCGATTCAGACCGGCTTCCAGGAAGTGTCCGACGGCCTCGCCGCACGCGAGACCTACAAGCAGCAGTTGGACGCCCAGCGTGGCTTCGTCGCGGCCAACCAGGATTACTACCGCCTGGCCGAGCGTCGCTACCGCATTGGTGTCGACAGCAACCTGACCTTCCTCGACGCCCAGCGCCAACTGTTCAGTGCCCAGCAATCGCTGATCACCGACCGCCTGGCGCAGCTGACCAGCGAGGTCAACCTGTACAAGGCCCTCGGCGGTGGCTGGAACGAGCAGACCGCGAAGAACGAGCCGTTGAAAGAAGAAGCACCGCCGCTGAAGTTGTTCTGA